The following are encoded together in the Streptomyces sp. NBC_00358 genome:
- a CDS encoding Dabb family protein codes for MLTHVVLMRFADPADAPEARRRLEQLAPLVREIRSMTLGLDVLGTPVSYHLSMITSHAGPDELAAYQRHPEHLLLAEWLRPRLADRAVVDSLEVEPLDGPDAG; via the coding sequence GTGCTCACTCATGTCGTGCTGATGAGGTTCGCGGATCCGGCCGACGCGCCCGAGGCCCGCCGCAGACTGGAGCAACTGGCCCCACTGGTACGGGAGATCCGCTCCATGACACTGGGACTGGACGTCCTCGGTACACCGGTCTCCTACCACCTGAGCATGATCACCAGCCATGCCGGTCCGGACGAACTGGCGGCCTATCAGAGGCATCCGGAGCATCTGCTGCTCGCGGAGTGGCTGCGGCCCCGGCTCGCCGACCGGGCTGTCGTCGACAGCCTTGAGGTCGAGCCGCTCGACGGACCGGATGCGGGCTGA
- a CDS encoding FAD-dependent oxidoreductase → MTGTPPGGRVLVAGAGPVGLTAALVLARRGVPVTVLEAGPGLSAESRASTFHPPTLEMLEDLGVLGPVLEQGLVARTFQYRDRRTGPVAELDLAVLARDTRHPYRVQLEQGKLTPVLLRALSRLPGSEVRFGARVSAVLQDADAVDAVLSDGTTVRGSHLLAADGAHSAVRRSLGIGFEGMTYPERFLVASVEDDLAAEIPGLAPIAYVMDPDEWLVLLRTPDHWRILLPTRDDTTDAAELALLPDRLNSLRASAGGRTGPPWRVAQAGLYRVHQRVADTFRRGRVLLCGDAAHVNNPLGGMGMNSGIHDAVLIGAALRALVTGRPGADEALERVAAARRHCALTYVGAQTHRNWERLRVRDPARRSALAEELRATAADPARARQALLRSSMIASLRTPV, encoded by the coding sequence GTGACGGGCACACCGCCCGGCGGGCGGGTCCTGGTCGCCGGGGCGGGTCCGGTGGGGCTGACCGCCGCACTGGTGCTCGCCCGGCGCGGGGTGCCCGTCACGGTGCTGGAGGCGGGTCCCGGGCTCTCCGCCGAATCGCGGGCGTCGACGTTCCATCCGCCGACCCTGGAGATGCTGGAGGACCTCGGGGTACTCGGTCCGGTGCTCGAACAGGGCCTGGTCGCACGGACCTTCCAGTACCGCGACCGGCGCACCGGCCCCGTCGCGGAGCTCGACCTGGCCGTGCTCGCGCGGGACACCCGGCATCCCTACCGGGTGCAACTGGAGCAGGGCAAGCTGACGCCCGTGCTCCTGCGCGCGCTCTCCCGGCTGCCGGGAAGCGAGGTGCGTTTCGGCGCCCGGGTCTCCGCGGTCCTCCAGGACGCGGACGCGGTGGACGCCGTACTGAGTGACGGAACGACCGTGCGCGGCTCCCACCTGCTCGCGGCCGACGGCGCGCACTCCGCGGTGCGCCGGTCGCTGGGGATCGGCTTCGAGGGCATGACCTACCCGGAGCGTTTCCTCGTCGCGTCCGTCGAGGACGACCTGGCGGCCGAGATTCCCGGGCTCGCCCCCATCGCCTACGTCATGGATCCCGACGAATGGCTGGTCCTGCTGCGCACCCCCGATCACTGGCGGATCCTGCTGCCGACCCGCGATGACACCACGGACGCGGCCGAACTCGCCCTGCTGCCCGATCGGTTGAACTCCCTGCGCGCATCGGCCGGCGGCCGGACGGGCCCGCCGTGGCGGGTCGCCCAGGCCGGCCTCTACCGCGTGCACCAGCGGGTCGCCGACACGTTCCGGCGGGGCCGGGTGCTCCTGTGCGGGGACGCGGCCCACGTCAACAACCCGCTCGGCGGCATGGGCATGAACAGCGGCATCCACGACGCGGTGCTGATCGGCGCCGCGCTCCGCGCCCTCGTCACCGGGCGGCCCGGCGCGGACGAGGCACTGGAACGGGTCGCCGCGGCCCGGCGGCACTGTGCGCTGACATACGTCGGAGCCCAGACGCACCGCAACTGGGAACGGCTCAGGGTCCGCGACCCCGCGCGACGCTCCGCTCTCGCGGAAGAGCTGCGGGCCACGGCGGCCGATCCGGCGCGTGCCCGGCAGGCGCTGCTGCGCAGTTCGATGATCGCGTCCCTGCGGACGCCCGTGTGA
- a CDS encoding isochorismatase family protein translates to MSGPLDEDYRAAGFGRRVGWGERPAVLLVDPVRAYADPGAALFLDTAADALAAMRRLADTARAARLPVVFTAVRYEGEPADDAPHFARKVPGLRAFRAGAPHAGFTPVCPPGPSDTVVFKHYPSAFFGTGLDGTLRSWGVDTLVLGGFSTSGCVRASALDGLQYGFRPLVVRQAVADRDPGPHEANLFDLDSKYADVITLDDACAGLTRYAPG, encoded by the coding sequence ATGTCGGGTCCCCTCGACGAGGACTATCGCGCGGCCGGGTTCGGCCGCCGCGTCGGCTGGGGCGAGCGGCCCGCGGTCCTCCTAGTGGACCCCGTGCGGGCGTACGCCGATCCCGGCGCCGCCCTGTTCCTGGACACCGCCGCCGATGCCCTCGCGGCCATGCGGCGGCTGGCGGACACGGCCCGCGCGGCCCGGCTGCCGGTGGTCTTCACGGCCGTACGCTACGAGGGCGAACCCGCGGACGACGCACCGCACTTCGCCCGCAAGGTTCCTGGTCTCCGGGCCTTCCGGGCGGGCGCCCCGCACGCCGGATTCACCCCGGTGTGCCCGCCCGGCCCGAGCGACACCGTCGTGTTCAAGCACTACCCGAGCGCGTTCTTCGGTACCGGCCTGGACGGGACACTGCGGTCGTGGGGCGTGGACACCCTCGTGCTCGGCGGGTTCTCGACCAGTGGCTGCGTCCGGGCCAGCGCGCTGGACGGACTCCAGTACGGATTCCGCCCGTTGGTGGTCCGCCAGGCCGTGGCCGACCGGGATCCCGGGCCGCACGAGGCGAACCTCTTCGACCTGGACTCCAAGTACGCGGACGTGATCACGCTCGACGACGCCTGCGCGGGTCTCACCCGGTACGCGCCCGGGTGA
- a CDS encoding flavin reductase, with protein MTTAVDGSTFRHVLARWPSGVGIVTTAGEAGRHGMTASSFSSVSLDPPLVLVCVDRRLRSHELLARNGVFAVNVLGRDHIGLGRRFAGMEPEVSDRFAEGDWLPGATGSPVLTDAAAWVDCRVRNAYPGGDHTIFVGDVVAAGVPRITSPLLFHSRAWGQLADPLPRSVGITDTGLARTLHDQGTATRRGARLVATVRAAGIPVVVPHGALRIAPPTARGTDRPGTGLRTPPEGAAAPAGAGARTAPGPPAVHVCSAAQAADAAEAGCPCVEVTVPADGTGAAARAVVRAVAGSATTVVARVHDALAPDRARAVLHTLAALKTAGCAEIALVEGRPGPGPASTAGALDGSPLHLRALLQDVVPQADGLPVRLALRDHHGLGLVNALTAMKSGVRLFDTGLGGCAGLLPTERLVLLCARMGVATPVGPEVPRSWVNELERMRHGRPLPARTAPDQ; from the coding sequence ATGACAACCGCCGTGGACGGAAGCACCTTTCGCCACGTGCTGGCCCGCTGGCCGAGCGGCGTCGGGATAGTCACCACGGCCGGCGAGGCCGGACGCCACGGCATGACCGCCAGCTCCTTCAGCAGTGTCAGCCTGGACCCGCCGCTGGTGCTGGTCTGCGTCGACCGGCGGTTGCGCTCCCACGAACTCCTCGCCCGCAACGGCGTGTTCGCCGTCAACGTGCTCGGCCGCGACCACATCGGCCTCGGCCGCCGGTTCGCCGGAATGGAACCCGAGGTGAGCGACCGTTTCGCGGAGGGAGACTGGCTGCCCGGCGCCACCGGCAGCCCCGTCCTGACCGACGCCGCCGCCTGGGTCGACTGCCGGGTGCGCAACGCCTACCCGGGCGGCGACCACACCATCTTCGTGGGCGACGTGGTGGCCGCGGGCGTGCCCCGCATCACCTCACCCCTGCTGTTCCACTCCCGGGCCTGGGGCCAGCTCGCCGACCCGCTGCCCCGCAGTGTCGGCATCACGGACACCGGCCTCGCCCGCACCCTGCACGACCAGGGCACGGCGACCCGGCGCGGCGCACGGCTGGTGGCGACGGTCCGCGCGGCGGGAATCCCGGTCGTCGTCCCCCACGGCGCGCTGCGCATCGCGCCGCCCACGGCCCGCGGGACCGACAGGCCCGGCACCGGACTCCGTACACCTCCGGAGGGCGCCGCCGCACCGGCGGGTGCCGGCGCCCGCACCGCGCCGGGCCCGCCCGCGGTGCACGTGTGCAGCGCCGCCCAGGCCGCCGACGCCGCCGAAGCGGGCTGCCCCTGCGTGGAGGTGACCGTCCCGGCCGACGGCACCGGAGCGGCGGCACGGGCCGTCGTCCGGGCCGTCGCGGGATCGGCGACCACCGTCGTCGCGCGGGTCCACGACGCACTCGCCCCCGACCGGGCGCGGGCCGTCCTGCACACACTCGCCGCGCTCAAGACCGCCGGCTGCGCGGAGATCGCCCTCGTCGAGGGCCGCCCCGGTCCGGGCCCCGCGAGCACGGCCGGCGCCCTGGACGGATCGCCGCTCCATCTGCGCGCCCTGCTCCAGGACGTGGTGCCCCAGGCCGACGGCCTGCCGGTCCGGCTCGCCCTGCGCGACCACCACGGACTGGGCCTGGTCAACGCCCTGACCGCCATGAAGAGCGGAGTCCGCCTCTTCGACACCGGACTCGGCGGCTGCGCCGGACTGCTGCCGACCGAGCGTCTGGTCCTGCTCTGCGCCCGCATGGGCGTGGCCACCCCGGTCGGCCCCGAGGTCCCGCGCTCCTGGGTGAACGAGCTGGAGCGGATGCGCCACGGCCGCCCGCTGCCCGCGCGGACCGCCCCCGACCAGTGA
- a CDS encoding neocarzinostatin apoprotein domain-containing protein — translation MNHFIFRPGTGAAALAAVVAVCSAATPAAAAATLTVSRTTGLTPGDTVTVSAKGLSPSQSFVPLGLCKPDPTGPTDCDTATALVGKTDGSGVWHLSSSNATSAGLKILAKAGGADCTSKAGACVVAVFVTATDELAQVPLTVSASGSGSGSPSPGTSASPSASGSASASGGSTSGSSSGDSGSSGSGSESLPRTGSVDGVAVALLAGGTLVMGGASFLLLVRRRRDGAV, via the coding sequence GTGAACCACTTCATCTTCCGCCCCGGCACCGGGGCCGCGGCCCTGGCGGCGGTGGTGGCGGTCTGTTCGGCGGCGACGCCCGCCGCGGCCGCCGCGACCCTGACCGTGAGCAGGACCACCGGACTCACCCCGGGAGACACCGTCACGGTCTCCGCCAAGGGCCTGAGCCCGAGTCAGTCGTTCGTCCCGCTCGGCCTGTGCAAGCCGGACCCGACCGGTCCGACCGACTGCGACACGGCGACCGCGCTGGTCGGCAAGACCGACGGTTCCGGTGTCTGGCACCTGTCGTCCAGCAACGCGACCTCCGCCGGTCTGAAGATCCTCGCGAAGGCGGGCGGCGCGGACTGCACCTCCAAGGCGGGTGCCTGCGTGGTCGCCGTGTTCGTGACCGCCACCGATGAACTCGCCCAGGTGCCGCTGACGGTGAGTGCCTCCGGTTCGGGGTCGGGTTCGCCCTCGCCCGGTACGTCGGCCAGTCCTTCGGCGTCCGGCTCCGCGAGCGCCTCGGGCGGCAGTACCTCTGGGTCGTCCTCGGGGGACTCCGGCTCGTCCGGTTCCGGGTCGGAAAGTCTTCCGCGGACGGGTTCCGTGGACGGTGTCGCGGTGGCGCTGCTGGCCGGCGGGACCCTGGTCATGGGCGGCGCCTCGTTCCTGCTCCTGGTACGGCGCAGGCGCGACGGGGCGGTCTGA
- a CDS encoding IclR family transcriptional regulator: MTEENTSRSIAAVERAMDVLLLFGRSGRPDLGITEIAQQLGITKAAVHRILTALRNRDLIIADPVTRRYALGPAAISLGRAYLARTDLRILAAPELRRLAAQCDETATLSIRRGDTRLYVDQVVPDRELRMEVALGIPLPLHAGSSSKAMLAFLPDLEVDGYLERHALDRLTERTITDPDKLRKELAAVRRRGYATSVGEREAGSASVAAPVLGHDGHVIAVVSVAGPQTRFKPRMAECAPLLLAAVERLSAEFGYRPGVN, from the coding sequence GTGACCGAGGAGAACACCAGCAGGTCGATCGCCGCAGTCGAGCGCGCCATGGACGTGCTCCTGCTGTTCGGCCGCAGCGGCCGCCCCGACCTGGGCATCACCGAGATCGCCCAGCAACTCGGCATCACCAAGGCCGCCGTCCACCGCATCCTGACCGCCCTGCGCAACCGCGACCTGATCATCGCCGACCCCGTCACCCGGCGGTACGCGCTCGGGCCCGCGGCCATCTCGCTCGGCCGCGCCTATCTCGCCCGTACGGACCTGCGCATCCTCGCCGCGCCCGAACTGCGCCGGCTGGCCGCGCAGTGCGACGAGACCGCCACCCTGTCGATCCGCCGCGGCGACACCCGCCTCTACGTCGACCAGGTCGTCCCCGACCGGGAGTTGCGCATGGAGGTCGCGCTCGGCATCCCCCTCCCGCTGCACGCGGGCAGCTCCTCCAAGGCCATGCTCGCCTTCCTGCCCGACCTGGAGGTCGACGGGTACCTGGAGCGGCACGCCCTCGACCGGCTCACCGAGCGGACCATCACCGACCCCGACAAGCTGCGCAAGGAACTGGCCGCGGTGCGGCGCCGCGGCTACGCCACCTCCGTGGGCGAGCGCGAGGCCGGTTCCGCCTCGGTCGCCGCCCCGGTGCTCGGGCACGACGGCCATGTCATCGCCGTGGTGAGCGTCGCCGGGCCGCAGACCCGCTTCAAGCCGCGCATGGCCGAGTGCGCCCCGCTGCTCCTGGCCGCCGTCGAGCGGCTGTCCGCCGAGTTCGGCTACCGCCCCGGCGTGAACTGA
- a CDS encoding acyl-CoA dehydrogenase family protein has protein sequence MTAPRLTGERLVDTMTPDERARAQRVEQVLPALRAHAAEADAKAEFPAGHVALLRDAGLLGLVVPQKYGGLGGTLRDLAAATFAMGTACPSTALAYFFHNTSASRGLLPLEAVRAGLFREDETAEVTAFAERVLTSMAAGAWLGNFASESVKSSTANIAIATTAEQAPGGWLLTGEKSFGCATGVADTYLVTARLEGTEGPDGLALFLVPRTAEGVSSREPWNGLGMRGSANHGIRLSGTFVPHEEALTVPGAFTRMLQVSRGSFVGNQLAIAAVYTGAAQAVYDHALERLTRRTFADTGRPIASSPMHQVLIGDMTQRLETAYLWLRRQLDLETSEPPLRVKSEVFAQWRLGKGSVTEACFDVAVAALKACGTSGATMDGTIGRTVRDLAMGLVMTFPAERGRLEAAKMATDSLENALFANVEADR, from the coding sequence ATGACCGCACCGCGCCTGACCGGAGAACGCCTCGTCGACACCATGACGCCGGACGAACGCGCCCGCGCGCAGCGCGTCGAACAGGTCCTGCCCGCACTGCGCGCCCATGCCGCCGAAGCCGACGCGAAGGCCGAGTTCCCGGCCGGACACGTCGCGCTGCTGCGGGACGCCGGACTGCTGGGACTCGTCGTGCCGCAGAAGTACGGCGGTCTCGGTGGCACCCTGCGCGACCTCGCCGCGGCCACCTTCGCCATGGGCACCGCCTGCCCCTCCACCGCGCTCGCCTACTTCTTCCACAACACGAGCGCCTCCCGGGGCCTGCTGCCGCTGGAGGCCGTCCGCGCGGGACTCTTCCGCGAGGACGAGACCGCGGAGGTCACCGCGTTCGCCGAACGGGTGCTGACCAGCATGGCCGCCGGTGCCTGGCTCGGGAACTTCGCCAGCGAGTCGGTCAAGAGCTCCACCGCGAACATCGCCATCGCCACCACGGCCGAACAGGCCCCGGGCGGCTGGCTGCTGACGGGCGAGAAGTCCTTCGGCTGCGCGACCGGCGTCGCCGACACCTATCTCGTCACGGCCCGGCTGGAGGGCACCGAGGGGCCCGACGGCCTGGCCCTCTTCCTGGTGCCGCGCACCGCGGAGGGGGTCAGTTCCCGTGAACCCTGGAACGGGCTCGGCATGCGCGGCAGCGCCAATCACGGCATACGGCTGAGCGGCACGTTCGTCCCGCACGAGGAGGCGCTGACGGTGCCCGGCGCCTTCACGCGGATGCTCCAGGTCAGCCGGGGCAGCTTCGTCGGCAATCAACTCGCCATCGCCGCCGTGTACACGGGGGCGGCGCAGGCGGTGTACGACCACGCGCTGGAGCGTCTCACCCGCAGGACCTTCGCCGACACGGGCCGGCCGATCGCCTCCAGCCCCATGCACCAGGTGCTCATCGGCGACATGACCCAGCGCCTGGAGACCGCGTACCTGTGGCTCCGGCGGCAGTTGGACCTGGAGACGTCCGAACCGCCGCTGCGCGTCAAGTCCGAGGTCTTCGCACAATGGCGGCTGGGCAAGGGTTCGGTCACCGAGGCATGCTTCGACGTGGCCGTCGCGGCCCTCAAGGCCTGCGGCACGTCCGGCGCCACCATGGACGGGACGATCGGCCGCACGGTCCGCGACCTCGCGATGGGCCTGGTGATGACCTTCCCCGCGGAGCGGGGCCGGCTGGAGGCCGCGAAGATGGCCACCGACTCCCTGGAGAACGCGCTCTTCGCCAACGTGGAGGCCGACCGTTGA
- a CDS encoding aldehyde dehydrogenase family protein, with amino-acid sequence MDLEETADLVAGGWQACRDRLGPVLENPATGATVRPALGSSAARAERALATADTLHTRGSWASLPADDRADALDTAAAAVERRVAAVVRAESFATGVPLAQTAGLGVIVGGAFRLAAARLRAGVLRSGATRPDGHAVEVRRAPLGPALCVVPYNAPAPMAAHKAASALAAGCPVIVKAPELAPYGTQLLVRAAAEGLAAAGAPPGVLQLLHGDGLTGARLVADARIRAVSFTGGTAAGRMVGAACGQGLKPAQLELGGNNPLVVMPDADPAVAARMAAELLTTLNGQWCRALGRLIVPSAMLPRLLADTGAVLAGLKAGDPLDAATGYGPLAHSAHHRRVTAAVDALTAAGGTPHTFTEIPESGSYFAPVLLTGVPEQAAREEVFGPVATVHAYDSEDEAVALANSTGYGLEGYVAGTEEAAALAVARRIRAGEVKVNGSSLMSLHMETPRPAWGLSGVVDEGTDETLLHFTGGRVTGVEGAFALHTGPGPGTAAGGSR; translated from the coding sequence TTGGACCTGGAGGAGACCGCGGATCTCGTGGCCGGCGGCTGGCAGGCCTGCCGTGACCGGCTCGGTCCGGTGCTGGAGAATCCCGCCACCGGCGCGACGGTGCGTCCCGCCCTGGGCAGTTCGGCCGCGCGCGCCGAACGGGCCCTGGCGACGGCGGACACGCTGCACACCAGGGGCTCCTGGGCCTCACTCCCCGCCGACGACCGCGCCGACGCCCTGGACACGGCGGCGGCGGCCGTCGAACGACGCGTGGCGGCCGTCGTGCGGGCCGAGTCCTTCGCCACCGGCGTTCCGCTGGCCCAGACCGCCGGGCTGGGCGTCATCGTCGGCGGTGCGTTCCGGCTCGCCGCGGCCCGCCTGCGCGCGGGTGTGCTGCGCTCCGGGGCGACGCGGCCGGACGGTCACGCCGTCGAGGTGCGGCGGGCTCCGCTGGGACCCGCGTTGTGCGTGGTGCCGTACAACGCACCCGCGCCGATGGCCGCGCACAAGGCGGCGAGCGCCCTGGCGGCGGGCTGCCCCGTCATCGTCAAGGCACCTGAACTGGCCCCGTACGGAACACAGTTGCTCGTCCGTGCGGCCGCCGAGGGGCTGGCGGCGGCCGGGGCTCCGCCGGGCGTGCTCCAGCTCCTGCACGGCGACGGACTCACCGGCGCGCGACTGGTGGCCGACGCCCGGATCCGCGCGGTGTCGTTCACGGGCGGCACGGCGGCGGGCAGGATGGTGGGCGCCGCCTGCGGCCAGGGACTGAAACCGGCGCAGCTCGAACTCGGCGGGAACAACCCGCTCGTCGTGATGCCGGACGCCGACCCCGCGGTGGCGGCCCGGATGGCCGCCGAACTCCTGACGACCCTCAACGGCCAGTGGTGCCGCGCCCTGGGCCGGCTGATCGTTCCGTCCGCGATGCTGCCCCGCCTGCTGGCGGACACCGGCGCCGTCCTGGCCGGTCTGAAGGCCGGCGATCCGCTCGACGCGGCCACCGGGTACGGGCCGCTCGCCCACTCGGCCCATCACCGGCGCGTCACGGCGGCGGTCGACGCGCTCACAGCGGCGGGCGGTACCCCGCACACCTTCACCGAGATCCCGGAGTCCGGCAGCTACTTCGCACCGGTCCTGCTGACCGGTGTCCCCGAACAGGCGGCCCGTGAGGAGGTGTTCGGCCCCGTGGCCACCGTCCACGCCTACGACAGCGAGGACGAGGCGGTCGCGCTGGCCAACAGCACCGGATACGGGCTGGAGGGCTACGTGGCCGGAACGGAGGAGGCCGCCGCCCTCGCGGTGGCACGCCGTATCAGGGCGGGCGAGGTGAAGGTCAACGGCTCCTCGCTGATGAGCCTGCACATGGAGACCCCGCGGCCCGCCTGGGGGCTGTCCGGCGTGGTCGACGAGGGGACCGACGAGACGCTGCTGCACTTCACGGGCGGCCGGGTCACCGGCGTCGAGGGCGCCTTCGCGCTGCACACCGGGCCGGGCCCCGGGACCGCGGCGGGCGGGTCCCGGTGA
- a CDS encoding aldehyde dehydrogenase family protein, which yields MPVDDLIRIHNPARTAELVGCATPATPREVDRAVAAAGRAAPYWARTSVSERASALLSAAATLEAAARTHAPLLARESGKPLADCRGEITFSAAVLRWFADAAPGLLADRLIDDAQGRLTIRQRPYGPVAALTPWNAPVVLTALKLAPALVAGNALLVKPSPLAPLAIGALLTRLAEHFPAGLLHTLHGHAATATHLVGHPGVYKVAFTGGARAARAIGAAAAKALTPTVMELGGNDAAVLLDDALLDDDAMDRLVLAAMATAGQVCMAVKRIYVPRARHDRFVDAFTAAAARVVRLGDPLAPGVSVGPVISAESAARLRALTDDALRRGGRALPLGAVCPSTDTSAGHFVRPAVLLGLDERAPLVREEQFGPLVPVLAYDSEDEVIARAGAGELGLGASVWSADEERAFAVARRLDAGFCFVNTHNRTGMSLRAPFGGVKRSGHGREYGAEGLLEYVQPCVTHAPAAFRGGGAGMAPGAYPLPADPPGHPSRE from the coding sequence ATGCCCGTCGACGACCTGATCAGGATCCACAACCCGGCCAGGACGGCCGAGCTCGTCGGCTGCGCGACGCCCGCGACGCCGCGGGAGGTGGACCGGGCGGTGGCCGCCGCCGGGCGGGCCGCCCCGTACTGGGCGCGGACCTCGGTGTCCGAGCGCGCGTCCGCGCTGCTCTCCGCCGCGGCCACCCTGGAAGCGGCGGCACGGACCCACGCGCCGCTGCTCGCGCGGGAGTCGGGCAAACCACTGGCCGACTGCCGTGGTGAGATCACGTTCTCCGCGGCGGTGCTCCGCTGGTTCGCGGACGCGGCACCCGGTCTGCTCGCGGACCGCCTGATCGACGACGCCCAGGGCAGACTGACGATCCGTCAACGGCCGTACGGGCCGGTCGCCGCCCTCACTCCATGGAACGCGCCGGTGGTGCTGACCGCGCTGAAACTCGCCCCCGCCCTGGTCGCGGGCAACGCGCTGCTGGTGAAACCGTCCCCGCTCGCCCCGCTGGCCATCGGCGCGCTGCTCACCCGCCTCGCGGAGCACTTCCCCGCCGGACTGCTGCACACCCTGCACGGACACGCAGCGACGGCCACCCACCTGGTCGGCCACCCCGGCGTCTACAAAGTGGCCTTCACCGGCGGCGCGAGAGCGGCGCGCGCGATCGGGGCGGCCGCGGCAAAGGCCCTCACCCCGACGGTGATGGAACTGGGCGGGAACGACGCGGCCGTCCTCCTCGACGACGCCCTGCTCGACGACGACGCCATGGACCGGCTGGTGCTCGCGGCGATGGCCACGGCCGGCCAGGTGTGCATGGCGGTCAAACGGATCTACGTGCCCCGGGCCCGGCACGACCGTTTCGTGGACGCCTTCACGGCGGCGGCCGCGCGCGTCGTACGGCTCGGCGACCCGCTGGCTCCCGGTGTGAGCGTGGGGCCGGTGATCTCGGCGGAGTCGGCGGCGCGGTTGCGCGCCCTGACCGACGACGCCCTGAGACGCGGCGGCCGGGCTCTCCCGCTCGGCGCGGTGTGTCCGTCGACCGACACATCGGCCGGGCACTTCGTCCGGCCCGCGGTGCTGCTCGGCCTGGACGAACGGGCCCCGCTGGTACGGGAGGAGCAGTTCGGGCCGCTGGTACCGGTGCTCGCGTACGACAGCGAGGACGAGGTGATCGCACGGGCGGGCGCGGGTGAACTCGGCCTGGGCGCCTCGGTCTGGAGCGCCGACGAGGAGCGGGCCTTCGCCGTCGCGCGCCGCCTCGACGCGGGCTTCTGCTTCGTCAACACCCACAACCGGACGGGCATGTCCCTGCGCGCGCCGTTCGGCGGGGTCAAGCGCAGCGGCCACGGGCGCGAGTACGGCGCGGAGGGCCTGCTGGAGTACGTGCAGCCGTGCGTGACCCACGCACCGGCCGCGTTCCGCGGGGGTGGCGCCGGGATGGCACCCGGCGCGTATCCGCTTCCCGCCGACCCGCCCGGTCATCCGTCCAGGGAGTGA